One stretch of Nicotiana tabacum cultivar K326 chromosome 18, ASM71507v2, whole genome shotgun sequence DNA includes these proteins:
- the LOC142172473 gene encoding uncharacterized protein LOC142172473 yields the protein MTDCRLLQGEVDHLLKQGYLTELFSEKGKQSYMKNRQDPPKPPFPKRTVNVISGGEEINGVTYTTANKVSKVMITHGKQVRHVLEEESITFDDADADGVLTPHNDELIVPKEHTLSGFDNSSVVTKGEVILTTFTEGAVKDTKFQVVEMEMTYNMILGRPCIHEMDVVPSTLNQVIKFPSPWGICQIRGDQQTSRSINSVADSSMRNEEK from the exons ATGACAGACTGTAGGTTGCTACAAGGTGAAGTTGATCATCTATTAAAGCAAGGGTATCTCACCGAATTattcagtgagaaaggtaagcaatCATACATGAAGAATAGGCAGGATCCCCCTAAACCACCTTTTCCCAAAAGAACTGTTAATGTTATAAGCGGAGGTGAGGAAATTAATGGTGTGACGTACACAACAGCCAATAAAGTTTCAAAGGTCATGATTACCCATGGGAAACAGGTTAGACATGTCTTAGAGGAAGAAAGtattacatttgatgatgcagatgcggATGGTGTATTAACTCCACATAACGATGaactg ATAGTACCAAAGGAGCATACTTTGTCTGGATTTGACAATTCCAGCGTTGTGACGAAAGGGGAGGTAATACTTACTACATTCACAGAAGGAGctgtcaaagatacaaagtttcagGTGGTAGAGATGGAGATGACTTACAATATGATTCTTGGGAGACCATGTATCCATGAGATGGATGTTGTTCCGTCTACCTTaaatcaagttattaaatttccatcaccttGGGGAATATGTCAAATCCGTGGGGATCAACAGACATCCAGGAGCATCAACTCCGTAGCAGATTCAAGTATGAGAAACGAAGAAAAATAG